The proteins below come from a single Danaus plexippus chromosome 9 unlocalized genomic scaffold, MEX_DaPlex mxdp_24, whole genome shotgun sequence genomic window:
- the LOC116767626 gene encoding eukaryotic translation initiation factor 1A, X-chromosomal: MPKNKGKGGKNRRRGKNENETEKRELVFKEDGQEYAQVTKMLGNGRLEAMCFDGIKRLCHIRGKLRKKVWINQGDIILIGLRDYQDAKADVILKYTPDEARNLKTYGEFPETVRINETVVYSVDGLDEDIEFGDEVSSEDEADAVDAI; encoded by the coding sequence atgccGAAGAATAAAGGAAAAGGAGGTAAAAACAGAAGGAGGGGGAAGAACGAAAATGAAACAGAAAAACGTGAGTTAGTTTTTAAGGAAGACGGCCAGGAGTACGCCCAAGTCACAAAGATGCTCGGTAATGGCCGCTTAGAGGCCATGTGCTTTGATGGCATAAAACGTCTTTGCCACATCAGAGGTAAATTACGAAAAAAAGTATGGATAAATCAAGGAGACATCATACTTATTGGCTTACGAGATTATCAAGACGCCAAAGCTGAcgtaattttgaaatacacCCCTGACGAGGCAAGAAATCTTAAAACGTACGGAGAATTTCCTGAAACAGTTCGCATCAATGAGACTGTTGTATATTCTGTTGATGGTCTCGATGAAGACATCGAATTCGGAGACGAAGTCAGCTCGGAAGATGAGGCTGATGCTGTTGatgctatataa